A region of Flavobacteriales bacterium DNA encodes the following proteins:
- the thiL gene encoding thiamine-phosphate kinase, producing MFNEDKEIQKIDELGEFGLIDHITKNVKIRNASTKLGIGDDAAIVNMADSDLVITTDMLVEGVHFDMVYTPLKHLGYKAVVVNVSDIYAMNAQPRQITVSLAISSKYSVGAVEEIYDGIRLAAERYGVDVIGGDTTSSLSGLVISITAVGEVAKGQAVTRAGAKENDLVVLSGDVGGAYIGLTLLQQEKEVWKVNPNSQPDFTGKDYVLERQLKPEARKDIVALLKQLGVVPTSMIDVSDGVSSEVMHLCKHSAVGCNIYEEKLPIDPTTYQSARDFNLDPTMCALNGGEDYELLFTISQDDFDKIKGNPNLTVIGHITTKESGLNLITSGGSVTPLKAQGWDGLKK from the coding sequence ATGTTTAACGAAGACAAAGAAATACAGAAAATAGATGAATTAGGTGAGTTTGGTCTAATTGATCACATTACAAAAAACGTAAAGATTCGTAATGCATCAACAAAATTGGGGATAGGAGATGATGCTGCGATAGTTAATATGGCTGATAGTGATCTAGTTATTACAACTGATATGTTGGTAGAAGGCGTGCATTTTGATATGGTTTATACACCACTGAAGCACCTAGGCTATAAAGCAGTTGTTGTAAACGTTAGTGATATCTATGCGATGAATGCTCAACCTAGGCAAATTACAGTTTCATTAGCTATTTCAAGTAAGTATAGTGTTGGTGCCGTTGAAGAAATATATGACGGGATAAGGTTAGCTGCTGAAAGATATGGTGTTGATGTAATTGGAGGTGATACGACTTCTAGTTTGTCTGGTTTGGTTATAAGTATAACTGCTGTTGGAGAAGTAGCAAAAGGACAAGCGGTAACAAGAGCAGGGGCCAAAGAAAATGACTTAGTAGTCTTATCTGGAGATGTAGGAGGTGCTTATATAGGGCTTACCTTATTGCAACAAGAAAAAGAAGTTTGGAAAGTGAACCCAAATTCTCAACCTGACTTTACAGGAAAGGATTATGTACTAGAAAGACAGTTGAAGCCAGAAGCTAGAAAAGATATAGTAGCCTTATTAAAACAATTAGGTGTTGTTCCCACTAGTATGATAGATGTCTCAGATGGGGTGTCTTCAGAAGTAATGCATTTATGTAAACATTCAGCTGTGGGTTGTAATATTTATGAAGAAAAATTACCAATAGATCCTACAACCTACCAAAGTGCTAGAGACTTTAATTTAGATCCTACTATGTGTGCGCTAAATGGAGGAGAAGATTATGAATTGTTGTTTACAATTTCTCAAGATGATTTTGATAAAATAAAAGGAAATCCAAATTTAACAGTGATTGGACATATTACTACTAAAGAAAGTGGCTTAAACTTAATAACGAGTGGAGGCTCAGTGACTCCATTGAAAGCTCAAGGATGGGATGGGTTAAAAAAATAA
- a CDS encoding gliding motility-associated C-terminal domain-containing protein translates to MKFLFSILFFLMYFYIKPQGDNCNNSLPFCTGTTYTFPSITGVPNLGQVGCLNTSPNPTWYHMQIANGGNLTIQIQQGSNDVDFICWGPFADATSACGGNGAFPSGTVQDCSYSTAPIEHCDINGAQPGEWYILLITNYSNNPGNITFTNIGGNATTNCCIIQPANAGAPFTKNCISNPNGATIGAPPSPNSNYSWAPTLGLSNPSISNPHANPDTSTTYTLTETNNFGCVFTDQVTITVDDSLPNVYAGNDLTTSCTTPTQILNGIGNGSYSWSPHTGLSTPNSSNPIANPDSTTNYTLTITGSNGCTNTDTLTIFVDKTPPFVPPINDIILNCIIDTGSFNATGGNTYSWDTPSGIINSSSIMVNHTSPAGDYIVTVTGTNGCETIDSSKLVMDTISPNVFAGPDSIVTCNTPEINLLSTGASGSPFVYQWTTIDGNILGDATTLSPLINSGGTYTLTITNTNNGCSSSDVVFIDENFTTAVDILSSSTSIDSIYGIAPYQIDFSWQGEPGTVVWDLGDNTISTDSNFTHSFSTGGAFTSIVTLTDENGCIAHDSIFIYIDYSELMFPNIFTPNGDGQNDIFKFNAKGIKSFECSILNRWGKFIYTWTDSLEGWDGKSQSGIELAEGEYYYIIKAIDYSDSPINKSGVFLLKR, encoded by the coding sequence ATGAAATTCCTATTTTCAATTCTCTTTTTCTTAATGTATTTTTACATTAAACCTCAGGGCGATAACTGCAACAACTCTCTCCCTTTCTGTACCGGAACAACTTATACTTTTCCTAGTATAACAGGTGTACCTAATTTAGGGCAAGTCGGCTGTTTAAACACAAGTCCAAACCCTACATGGTATCACATGCAAATTGCTAATGGAGGTAATTTAACGATTCAAATACAACAAGGAAGTAATGATGTTGATTTTATATGCTGGGGTCCCTTTGCGGATGCGACTTCAGCTTGTGGAGGCAACGGAGCTTTCCCATCTGGAACCGTACAAGATTGCAGCTATTCTACTGCTCCCATTGAACATTGTGATATTAATGGTGCACAACCTGGGGAATGGTACATCTTATTAATCACCAACTATTCAAACAATCCAGGAAACATTACTTTTACAAATATAGGGGGAAATGCCACTACTAATTGTTGTATTATCCAACCAGCAAACGCAGGGGCACCATTTACTAAAAACTGTATTTCAAACCCCAATGGAGCAACTATTGGAGCTCCACCTAGCCCTAATAGCAACTACAGTTGGGCTCCAACCTTAGGATTATCCAATCCAAGCATTTCCAACCCACACGCCAATCCAGATACGAGCACAACCTACACGCTAACTGAAACCAACAATTTCGGATGTGTATTCACCGACCAAGTTACCATCACAGTTGATGATTCTCTTCCTAATGTATATGCAGGAAATGATTTAACAACATCCTGTACAACTCCAACACAAATATTAAACGGCATTGGAAACGGTTCCTATTCATGGAGTCCCCACACAGGTTTATCTACACCCAATAGTTCAAACCCAATAGCCAACCCCGATTCAACAACTAACTATACCCTAACCATAACAGGCTCTAATGGTTGTACGAATACAGATACTCTGACAATATTTGTTGATAAAACACCTCCTTTTGTTCCTCCTATCAACGATATTATACTCAACTGTATCATTGACACAGGATCTTTTAATGCTACAGGTGGAAACACCTATTCATGGGACACCCCATCAGGGATTATTAATTCTTCAAGTATTATGGTTAATCACACTAGCCCCGCTGGCGACTATATCGTTACAGTAACAGGCACCAATGGATGCGAAACAATTGACTCTTCAAAACTTGTAATGGATACTATTTCCCCAAATGTGTTTGCAGGTCCAGACTCCATAGTAACTTGTAATACTCCAGAAATAAACTTATTAAGTACAGGAGCTTCTGGTTCTCCTTTCGTATATCAATGGACGACCATTGATGGGAATATATTAGGCGATGCTACTACCCTTTCACCCCTTATTAACTCAGGAGGAACCTACACACTAACTATTACAAACACTAACAATGGTTGCTCTTCGAGCGATGTTGTTTTTATTGATGAAAACTTTACGACAGCTGTTGACATCTTAAGCTCTTCTACTTCAATCGACAGTATTTATGGTATAGCTCCTTATCAAATTGATTTTTCATGGCAAGGCGAACCAGGAACCGTTGTATGGGATTTAGGCGACAATACCATTAGCACAGACTCTAATTTTACTCATTCATTTTCTACTGGAGGTGCATTCACTTCTATCGTTACTCTTACTGATGAAAATGGTTGTATAGCTCACGATAGCATTTTTATTTATATTGACTATAGTGAACTCATGTTCCCCAATATCTTTACTCCAAATGGAGACGGACAAAACGACATCTTTAAATTTAATGCAAAAGGAATTAAATCGTTTGAGTGTTCAATACTTAATCGTTGGGGGAAATTTATTTACACATGGACAGATTCCCTAGAGGGATGGGATGGAAAGAGCCAATCTGGGATTGAACTAGCAGAAGGAGAATACTATTACATTATAAAAGCTATTGATTATAGTGATTCACCCATCAATAAATCAGGTGTATTTTTACTAAAAAGGTGA